In Saprospiraceae bacterium, the sequence TTTAAATTACAAAACCTCAACAATGTGGATATTGTGTTGACGCCTGATAAGACACTCTGGAGCCGCTGTGTGGTCGTCGAGACAGCATCTCCATATTATTTTAATACTACCGTAGGACTTGGTATCAATACTTTGTTTGACACCAAAAATATGGATTTACGAAAAAGTCCATCTGTGGGTAAAGAAGACGCTAACGGGGACGGCATCGCTGATCCTGACAATGATGGTGTAGGTATGTCCTGGTTTCCAGGGTATGCCATAGATGTAGAGACCGGCAAAAGGCTTAACATCTTTTTTGGTGAAAACACTGTATTTGATGGAAGACTATTTCTCCAGGGTTTTGATGATCAAAAAGCTACTGGCGGCGATATGATGTGGAACCCCACTTCTCAAGCCATCCTGCAAACAGGAGGCGCTCCTACCCTATTTAATTACCTTTTAGGCGGACAACATTTTATCTACGTGACATCCCAGGAGTATGATCAGTGCAAAGATTTACGTACCAGGTTGACTTCGGGAGGAAGTATTCTTAAGAAAATACCAGGTCTACGGGATGTGTCCTGGACGGGTGTACCGATGGTCACTCAGGGACAAAAATTACTGCCATACAAAGATGGTCTCATACCTAATGAGGTGACTATCAAAATGCGGGTAGATAACCCCTACAATGTTTCTGTTGGTACTAATTCTGCCAAAGGGTACCCTTCATATATGTTCAATTTTAGTGGTCAGGAAAGTCAAGCGCTGAATGGAGCCGAGATCCCGGCCGCTTTGAAAAGAATCAATATGGTACCCAATCCATATTATGCCTATTCAGCTTACGAAACCACACAGTTTTCCAATATTGTCAAGATCACCAACCTGCCTGCTAAATGCAATGTGACCATTTATTCTCTGGACGGCAGGTTTATCAGGCAATATAAAAGGGATGAAAAAGATATTCCTATCAAAGACAGAAACAATCCCGCAGTACTCAACACACGATATGCGCCTGATCTTGAATGGGATATGAAAAACGCAAAAGGAATACCTATAGCAAGTGGAGTTTACCTGGTACATATAGCTGCGGAAGGTATCGGAGAGACTACGATTAAATGGTTTAATGTCAATCGAAAGTTTGACCCGACTGGTTTATAAATTGTGACATGATGAGAAGAAATTGTTTTTACTTCATAGCCGGTCTGACCATAGTCATGTGTCAGCAAATAAATGCAGGTAACCCAGATCGCCAGGGTGAGGCTGGTGCCTATGAATTGACAATCAATCCATGGGCTCGTGCTGCTGGCTTGCATGGCATGACGACCTCGATGGTATGGGGTGTAGAATCGCTTTGGCTCAATCCTGCAGGACTAGCCAGAATTAACAAAACCGAGCTTTTAATGGGCCATACCCAATATCTTAGAGGATCTGGTATATCAATTAATGCCCTGGGATTTGCACAGAAGATGGGTACGAGTGGCGCTTTTGGATTTACGCTGGTTGCCATGGATCTAGGGGATATTAATGTCACTACGACACAATTGCCTGAAGGGACCGGAGCTACCTATTCTCCTACCTTTCTCAACCTGGGACTTAGTTATGCTTACACTTTTGAAAACAAGGTTTCTGTAGGTATCCTGGTGCGCGGCATATCTGAGTCGACCTCAGATTTAAGCGCATTTGGATTTGCTTTTGACGCGGGGGTCCAATATGTGAATGGTCCTGAAGACAATTTTAAATTTGGAATCTCCCTTCGCAATGTAGGTTCGCCGATGCGATTTAATGGCGAAGGCCTATCATTTCAAGGCAACAGTCCGGAAGGAGATGTACCCTATAATCTGACTTTTGACCAACGGTCTGCCGGATTTGAGTTACCCTCTTTGTTAAATATAGGTACCTCTTATGACCTAAATTTTGACAAAAGAAATCGATTATCGATTGTGGCGAATTTTACCGCAAATTCCTTTTCCAGTGACGAAATAGGTGGAGGCCTTGAATATGGATTCAATAAAGTGTTTTACCTGCGAGGGGGGTATAAACATCAACTTTCACAAGGTGGTGCCGATGAAAAAAATGTCTATACGGGTCTATCCGCTGGGTTTGGCATCGAAGCTCCCTTCAAAAAAGACAGCAAACAGCGATTAGGTATTGACTATGGCTATCGGGCAAGCAATCCCTGGAGTGGTAGTCACAGTCTATCTTTAAAACTCGCTTTATAACAGCTTAAAGCTTAATTATTCGAGTTTAAACTCAGGATTATAGATCAACCCTATTAAATTTCCCCAGGGATCAGACACTGTAGCCACCATCAATTCTCCTCCGACATTATTTGGAGCTTCGATTTCAGTAGCACCCAGGCCCAGAAGGCGATCAAACTCATTCTGAATCTGCTCTACACCCCAGTAAATCGTCGTGTTAGACCGGGATGCTTCATTGAATCCATTAGGATCCAGACCTAATTCATAACCGCCAATATTGAAACCAACATAAAAAGGTTCATCAAAA encodes:
- a CDS encoding PorV/PorQ family protein, with product MRRNCFYFIAGLTIVMCQQINAGNPDRQGEAGAYELTINPWARAAGLHGMTTSMVWGVESLWLNPAGLARINKTELLMGHTQYLRGSGISINALGFAQKMGTSGAFGFTLVAMDLGDINVTTTQLPEGTGATYSPTFLNLGLSYAYTFENKVSVGILVRGISESTSDLSAFGFAFDAGVQYVNGPEDNFKFGISLRNVGSPMRFNGEGLSFQGNSPEGDVPYNLTFDQRSAGFELPSLLNIGTSYDLNFDKRNRLSIVANFTANSFSSDEIGGGLEYGFNKVFYLRGGYKHQLSQGGADEKNVYTGLSAGFGIEAPFKKDSKQRLGIDYGYRASNPWSGSHSLSLKLAL
- a CDS encoding VOC family protein, producing the protein MKSTVLGLRTCIIKVANLHAAKAWYTEAFQAEPYFDEPFYVGFNIGGYELGLDPNGFNEASRSNTTIYWGVEQIQNEFDRLLGLGATEIEAPNNVGGELMVATVSDPWGNLIGLIYNPEFKLE